The halophilic archaeon DL31 nucleotide sequence ATCGTACTTTCGTCAGCGGGCAGGACGAACGATACAGACGCTAAAAGTGACGACATTGACTGATGTGGAATCGCTGGCTGTTCTTGACGTGCACATTGCAGCTCGGTGGAAGCACGACACGAAGACGGGACCGCAGGTCGTCCGCCGAAACGCGGACGACCTGCAGTCGGTTGCCGCCGACAACGGCTTCCAAGACTGGCACACCGAGTACGAGATCGCCGCACACGACATCGATTACCTCGTTCATTATCGCGGCTCGTCAGCGAACGCAGCCGCGAAAAACGCTCTCAACCGGGCAAAAGGTTACTCTCAGCGGTGGATGGCCGAAACATCGTATTCGACAACGAAGCGCTCGCTCGGCGACGCCGTGCGAGCGCTGGGCTGGTATCGACAGTTCCGTGAAATCGTCTTGATGTTCGCCATCACCAACATAGAACCACTGTGTGAACCGCTGTAACCGTGACTCAGCACCTATTCAACACAGCACTCTCTGAGCCCTTGATAAATAACGGTGTCTCGGATGTGTGAGCAGTTGCTCGTGTCGTCCCACTCTCCACCTTCCACCCGACCGAGTCCCCAGTTTAGTTGAAGATTCGGATGGTACCAGTCCACTACTGCTGGACTCACCGAGAGAAGCCTCCACGGGGAGGCCGGAGCCTCGTAAGAACGCTGATTTGCGTGTTGGTGCCACGCAGTGTAGTAGCGAAACTGTTCAAGATCCATGTCTATAACTGTATTCAGACGGGGGATATTTGCTTTGACAGATACTCCCGACTGGGAGACACCTCACGCAGTCTGAGCGATTCGTGAGTCCCCTGTATTGACCGAAGCCACCTCAAGTCGTGTCACCTGCTGAATATTTCAACAAATCCACTACCCCAAAGGTCCACTAACAGTTCAAGCAGGATTAGAAACGGTCGT carries:
- a CDS encoding hypothetical protein (KEGG: hbo:Hbor_27110 hypothetical protein), with amino-acid sequence MDLEQFRYYTAWHQHANQRSYEAPASPWRLLSVSPAVVDWYHPNLQLNWGLGRVEGGEWDDTSNCSHIRDTVIYQGLRECCVE
- a CDS encoding transposase IS4 family protein (PFAM: Transposase, IS4-like~KEGG: hla:Hlac_3064 transposase IS4 family protein) encodes the protein MEVDLLDFVEQCRRLVKQALGKHAGEPASGGFARWKHVVLHCLRLEDGHSYRETPNRLKYMAEIRDALGLDPDDLPDYSTIYKSFDRLKMWVWRALLRVSAQQHPQSEHAALDSTFFDRRRASSYFRQRAGRTIQTLKVTTLTDVESLAVLDVHIAARWKHDTKTGPQVVRRNADDLQSVAADNGFQDWHTEYEIAAHDIDYLVHYRGSSANAAAKNALNRAKGYSQRWMAETSYSTTKRSLGDAVRALGWYRQFREIVLMFAITNIEPLCEPL